A genomic stretch from Erwinia sp. E_sp_B01_1 includes:
- a CDS encoding DUF413 domain-containing protein, which yields MAESFATTNRFFDNKHYPRGFSRHGDFTIKEAQLLERYGYAFNELDLAKREPLTEEERLFIEVCRGIREPQTEAERVWSKYMTRIKRPKRFHTLSGGKPQMEGVEDYTDSDD from the coding sequence ATGGCGGAAAGCTTCGCAACAACGAATCGATTTTTTGATAACAAACACTACCCTCGCGGTTTCTCACGTCACGGTGATTTCACCATCAAAGAAGCTCAACTTCTTGAGCGTTATGGATACGCTTTTAATGAGCTGGATTTGGCCAAGCGTGAGCCTCTGACGGAAGAAGAACGCCTGTTTATCGAAGTGTGTCGCGGTATCCGTGAACCTCAGACAGAAGCAGAGCGGGTCTGGTCAAAGTATATGACACGCATTAAACGTCCCAAGCGCTTCCATACCCTTTCTGGCGGTAAGCCGCAGATGGAAGGCGTGGAAGATTACACGGACAGCGATGATTGA
- the hdfR gene encoding HTH-type transcriptional regulator HdfR, translating to MDTELLKTFLEVSRTRHFGRAAEALYLTQSAVSFRIRQLENQLGVNLFTRHRNNIRLTSAGERLLPYAESLMSTWMMAKKEVSHTQQQHELSIGASASLWEAYLTPWLQTLYENRENLHLEARVAQRHLLVKQLHERQLDLLITTEAPKMDELTSQQIGHISLTLYRSRKSEKREKYDYIKLEWGADFHQHESYLAGADDIPVLTTTSAHLTRQLLHTTGACAFLPDMWHGEYPDLTVIPDTPVAVRPLYAVWLQNSDQQAHIRQLLKFPVNTQ from the coding sequence GTGGATACGGAATTACTGAAGACCTTTCTGGAAGTGAGCAGAACACGCCACTTTGGACGTGCCGCAGAAGCGCTCTATCTCACGCAATCTGCCGTCAGCTTTCGCATAAGGCAGCTTGAAAATCAGCTTGGAGTGAACCTTTTTACCCGTCACCGCAATAACATACGGCTGACATCGGCTGGTGAGCGTCTGTTACCTTATGCCGAAAGTTTGATGAGTACATGGATGATGGCCAAGAAGGAGGTCTCTCATACTCAGCAGCAGCATGAGCTCTCAATTGGGGCCAGTGCCTCTTTATGGGAGGCCTACCTGACACCCTGGCTACAGACGCTTTATGAGAACCGGGAAAATCTGCACCTTGAAGCCCGGGTTGCACAGCGTCATTTGCTGGTAAAACAACTTCATGAGCGTCAGTTGGATCTGTTAATCACCACTGAGGCACCGAAAATGGATGAACTGACCAGCCAGCAGATTGGTCATATCTCCCTGACCTTATACCGCTCGCGAAAATCTGAAAAACGTGAGAAATATGACTATATCAAGCTGGAATGGGGGGCGGATTTTCATCAACATGAGAGTTATCTGGCCGGGGCAGATGATATTCCCGTGCTGACTACCACCTCTGCTCATCTGACCCGACAGCTGCTGCATACTACCGGAGCCTGCGCTTTTTTACCGGATATGTGGCATGGCGAATACCCCGATCTGACCGTTATTCCGGATACGCCTGTAGCTGTAAGACCTTTATATGCGGTGTGGTTGCAGAACAGCGATCAGCAAGCGCATATCCGACAACTGCTTAAATTCCCGGTCAATACACAGTAA
- the murI gene encoding glutamate racemase yields MAIKLQEGNITSAAATPSKGRPTVLVFDSGVGGLSVYDELRQLMPDLHYLYAFDNVAFPYGEKSEEFIVHRVVDIVEAVTRRYPLALVVIACNSASTVTLPALRARFDFPVVGVVPAIKPAARLTRNGIVGLLATRGTVKRRYTHELVSRFASECKIEMLGSAELVELAEAKLKGKRVPVEEVRRILQPWLRMKEPPDTVVLGCTHFPLLNEELQQVLPEGTRLVDSGAAIARRTAWLLENESPEALSSESNCAFCMDITEEVVQLMPVLQRYGFEKLEKLPLQPISG; encoded by the coding sequence ATGGCTATCAAACTGCAGGAAGGGAATATTACCTCAGCGGCAGCTACACCTTCTAAAGGGCGCCCCACCGTGCTGGTTTTTGATTCCGGCGTCGGTGGGCTCTCAGTCTATGACGAGCTCCGGCAGCTCATGCCGGATCTTCACTACCTTTATGCTTTCGATAACGTGGCCTTTCCTTACGGTGAAAAGTCCGAAGAGTTTATCGTCCACCGTGTTGTCGACATCGTAGAGGCTGTGACCCGCCGCTATCCCCTGGCGCTGGTGGTCATCGCCTGTAACTCTGCCAGTACCGTAACTCTCCCTGCGCTCCGCGCCCGTTTTGACTTCCCTGTAGTGGGCGTGGTTCCCGCTATTAAGCCTGCAGCACGTCTGACGCGTAATGGTATTGTAGGTTTACTGGCAACCCGTGGCACGGTTAAACGTCGCTATACCCATGAGTTAGTCTCGCGCTTTGCCAGTGAATGTAAAATAGAGATGCTTGGGTCGGCAGAGCTGGTGGAGCTGGCGGAAGCAAAACTGAAGGGTAAGCGGGTACCTGTTGAAGAGGTCAGGCGCATCCTGCAGCCGTGGCTACGAATGAAAGAGCCACCCGATACCGTAGTGCTGGGCTGCACTCATTTCCCTCTATTAAATGAAGAGCTACAACAGGTGTTGCCTGAAGGCACTCGTCTTGTTGATTCTGGCGCCGCAATAGCACGACGCACGGCCTGGCTTTTAGAGAATGAATCGCCAGAAGCATTATCTTCAGAGAGTAACTGCGCTTTTTGTATGGATATCACTGAAGAAGTTGTGCAATTAATGCCCGTTTTACAACGGTATGGCTTTGAAAAGCTCGAAAAACTGCCTCTTCAACCCATTTCTGGGTAA
- the btuB gene encoding TonB-dependent vitamin B12 receptor BtuB, producing the protein MIMNKSPLLAFSLTAIPLWAQNGFAQDSDTTLVTTASRFAQPVSSVLAPTTVVTREEIDRWQSKSLTDVMRRLPGVDIAQTGGLGQQSSLFIRGTNSSHVLVLIDGIRLNQAGITGSSDLSQIPISLVQRIEYVRGARSAVYGSDAIGGVVNIITGRDKPGTTLTAGVGSKGYQSYDGSTQQMLGQNTRVTLAGNYTYTKGFDAVANYPDVYGDPAQKDRDGFMSKSLYGSVEHQFSEELSGFVRGYGYDNRTAYDNSLSYSVPGALVDTRQLYSQTWDTGLRFNRDIYSTQLIASYSHTKDYNYDPRLGRYAAPATLDDVEQYNLQWGNTVAVGNGTVSAGVDWQKQTSEPNTSYVSEGQEQRNTGIYATAQQKLGSVTFEGAVRGDDNNAFGWHNTWQTSASWEFVDGYSAFASYGTAFKAPNLSQVYSATYGNRNLDPESSKQWEGGFEGLTGPVNWRLSGYRNDIDNLIDSDPTTYRYVNIDKATIKGVEATASFDTGPVSHTVSYNYVDPRDGDTNEVLLRRAKQQVKYQLDYTVYDFDWSLSYQYLGERYDKDYNTDYVTRTVKLGGVSLWDLAVSYPVTSQLTVRGRIANLFDKDYETVYGYQTAGREYYLSGSYTF; encoded by the coding sequence ATGATAATGAATAAATCTCCCCTGTTAGCTTTCAGCTTAACGGCGATTCCCCTCTGGGCGCAGAATGGCTTTGCTCAGGATTCGGATACCACTCTTGTTACTACAGCCAGCCGCTTTGCTCAGCCCGTTTCTTCTGTGCTGGCCCCTACTACTGTTGTCACCCGTGAAGAGATCGATCGCTGGCAGTCTAAAAGCTTGACGGATGTGATGCGGCGTCTGCCCGGTGTGGATATTGCGCAGACTGGCGGGTTAGGCCAGCAAAGCTCTCTGTTTATTCGCGGCACCAACTCCAGCCACGTACTAGTCCTGATTGACGGTATTCGCCTGAACCAGGCGGGTATCACCGGTTCATCCGATCTCAGCCAAATCCCGATTTCGCTGGTTCAGCGTATCGAATATGTCCGTGGCGCACGTTCTGCTGTGTATGGTTCAGATGCAATTGGTGGTGTGGTGAACATCATCACCGGCCGTGATAAGCCGGGCACCACACTGACCGCCGGAGTCGGTTCTAAAGGTTATCAATCCTATGATGGCTCGACTCAGCAGATGCTGGGGCAAAATACCCGTGTCACGCTGGCCGGTAACTATACCTATACCAAAGGTTTCGACGCTGTAGCCAACTATCCGGATGTGTATGGCGATCCCGCGCAAAAAGATCGCGATGGCTTTATGAGCAAATCTCTTTATGGCTCTGTTGAACATCAATTCAGTGAAGAACTTAGCGGGTTTGTACGTGGTTATGGATATGACAATCGCACGGCTTACGACAACAGCCTCAGTTATAGCGTGCCGGGTGCGTTAGTAGATACGCGTCAGTTATACAGTCAGACGTGGGATACCGGACTGCGATTCAATCGTGACATTTATTCTACGCAGTTAATTGCCAGCTACAGTCATACCAAAGATTACAACTACGATCCTCGCCTGGGGCGTTATGCCGCTCCGGCCACGCTGGATGATGTGGAGCAATACAATCTGCAATGGGGAAATACCGTTGCGGTGGGTAATGGCACTGTTAGTGCGGGAGTGGACTGGCAGAAACAAACTTCTGAACCCAACACCAGTTATGTCAGTGAAGGGCAGGAGCAGCGTAATACGGGGATCTATGCCACCGCTCAACAGAAACTGGGTAGCGTGACGTTTGAAGGGGCTGTTCGCGGAGACGATAACAATGCTTTTGGCTGGCACAATACCTGGCAGACCAGCGCCTCCTGGGAGTTTGTTGATGGCTACAGCGCCTTCGCTTCCTATGGCACTGCTTTCAAAGCGCCTAACCTGAGCCAGGTTTACAGCGCTACTTACGGAAATCGCAATCTTGACCCTGAAAGCAGCAAGCAGTGGGAAGGGGGCTTCGAAGGACTGACCGGCCCGGTAAACTGGCGTCTTTCCGGTTACCGTAACGATATCGATAATCTTATCGATTCGGATCCCACAACTTACCGTTACGTTAATATAGACAAAGCTACTATCAAAGGCGTGGAAGCTACCGCTTCTTTCGATACCGGGCCAGTCAGTCATACGGTCTCTTATAACTATGTTGATCCCCGTGACGGCGACACCAATGAAGTCCTGCTTCGTCGCGCTAAGCAGCAAGTTAAATACCAACTTGATTACACTGTCTATGATTTCGACTGGTCACTGAGCTATCAGTATCTGGGCGAACGTTACGATAAGGATTACAACACTGATTATGTCACCCGCACGGTTAAACTGGGCGGCGTGAGTCTGTGGGATCTCGCCGTTTCGTATCCGGTCACTTCTCAGCTTACCGTTCGTGGTAGAATAGCCAACCTGTTCGATAAAGATTACGAGACAGTTTATGGCTATCAAACTGCAGGAAGGGAATATTACCTCAGCGGCAGCTACACCTTCTAA
- the trmA gene encoding tRNA (uridine(54)-C5)-methyltransferase TrmA yields MTPEQLPIEQYDAQLEEKVTRLQTLMTPYAAPEVEVFRSPVSHYRMRAEFRLWHEGDDLYHIIFDQQTRQRIRVDSFPAASQLINDVMPRLIEAVRDNKALRHKLFQVDYLSTMSNQIVVSLLYHRALTEEWQREAEALRDALRAEGFDLHLIGRATKTKICLDRDYVDECLPVAGKEIVYRQVENSFTQPNAAMNIQMLEWALEVTKESTGDLLELYCGNGNFSLALARNFNRVLATEIAKPSVASAQYNIAVNNIENVQIIRMAAEEFTQAMNGTRQFNRLEGIDLQSYQCETIFVDPPRSGLDAETVKMVQAYPRILYISCNPETLCDNLATLSETHVVEKLALFDQFPYTHHMECGVLLTRR; encoded by the coding sequence ATGACGCCCGAACAGCTGCCCATTGAACAGTACGATGCCCAACTTGAGGAAAAGGTCACCCGTCTGCAGACGCTGATGACTCCCTATGCCGCTCCGGAAGTTGAGGTTTTCCGTTCACCGGTCAGCCATTACCGTATGCGGGCGGAATTTCGTCTCTGGCACGAAGGGGATGACCTGTACCACATCATTTTCGATCAGCAAACTCGCCAGCGTATACGTGTGGATAGCTTCCCGGCAGCCAGCCAGTTGATCAATGATGTGATGCCACGCCTGATTGAGGCGGTTCGCGATAACAAGGCGCTGCGTCATAAGCTGTTCCAGGTCGATTACCTCTCCACAATGAGTAATCAGATTGTTGTCTCCCTCCTCTATCATCGCGCCCTGACCGAAGAGTGGCAGCGGGAAGCAGAAGCCCTGCGGGATGCTCTGCGCGCAGAAGGGTTTGATCTGCATTTAATAGGCCGCGCGACCAAAACCAAAATCTGCCTCGACAGGGATTATGTGGATGAGTGCTTACCGGTAGCCGGTAAAGAGATCGTTTACCGTCAGGTTGAAAACAGCTTTACCCAGCCGAATGCGGCGATGAATATTCAGATGCTGGAATGGGCGCTGGAAGTGACGAAAGAGTCTACTGGCGATCTGCTGGAGTTGTACTGCGGTAACGGTAACTTCTCATTAGCTCTGGCTCGCAATTTTAACCGCGTGCTGGCAACCGAAATTGCCAAGCCTTCCGTCGCGTCAGCGCAATACAACATTGCCGTGAACAACATTGAGAACGTACAGATAATTCGTATGGCTGCGGAAGAGTTTACGCAAGCGATGAACGGTACCCGTCAGTTCAACAGGCTGGAGGGTATTGATTTGCAGAGCTACCAGTGTGAGACGATATTTGTCGATCCGCCGCGCAGCGGACTTGATGCGGAAACAGTGAAAATGGTGCAGGCTTATCCCCGCATCCTTTATATCTCCTGCAACCCGGAAACGCTGTGCGATAACCTGGCGACGCTTTCAGAAACACATGTCGTTGAGAAACTGGCGCTGTTTGACCAGTTCCCCTATACCCATCATATGGAGTGTGGCGTCCTGCTGACACGCCGTTAA
- a CDS encoding YijD family membrane protein, giving the protein MSLAPGRDRGTLLLAFLTGLSINGSFSVLFSSLVPFSVFPLIALGLSAWCLHQRYLNRSMPEGMPSLAAAFFLLGILLYSAIIRAEYPDIGSNFVPTILMVALVFWIGLKLRSRKSE; this is encoded by the coding sequence ATGAGCTTAGCCCCGGGCCGTGACAGAGGTACGCTGTTGTTGGCATTTCTCACCGGACTTTCGATCAACGGATCGTTTTCGGTGTTATTCAGTTCTCTTGTGCCGTTCTCCGTTTTCCCCCTTATTGCACTTGGCCTTTCCGCCTGGTGCCTGCATCAACGTTACCTTAACCGTTCGATGCCGGAGGGGATGCCCTCCCTGGCTGCCGCCTTTTTCCTGCTGGGCATCCTGCTTTACAGCGCCATTATTCGCGCGGAATACCCGGATATCGGCTCTAATTTTGTGCCGACCATTCTGATGGTGGCCCTGGTATTCTGGATTGGCCTTAAATTGCGTAGCCGCAAGAGCGAATAA
- the fabR gene encoding HTH-type transcriptional repressor FabR translates to MGVRAQQKERTRRSLIEAAFSQLSAERSFASLSLREVAREAGIAPTSFYRHFRDVDELGLTMVDESGLMLRQLMRQARQRIAKGGSVIRTSVSTFMEFIGNNPNAFRLLLRERSGTSAAFRAAVAREIQHFIAELADYLEIENRMPRSFTEAQAEAMVIIVFNAGAEALDIDIGQRRQLEERLVLQLRMISKGAYYWYRREQERLAVTLESHD, encoded by the coding sequence ATGGGCGTCAGAGCGCAGCAGAAAGAACGAACCAGACGTTCGCTGATTGAAGCAGCATTTAGTCAGCTAAGTGCTGAGCGGAGTTTTGCCAGCCTGAGCCTGAGGGAAGTTGCCAGGGAAGCCGGGATTGCCCCCACGTCATTCTATCGTCACTTTCGTGATGTGGATGAATTAGGGTTAACTATGGTGGATGAAAGTGGACTGATGCTTCGTCAGCTGATGCGTCAGGCGCGTCAGCGTATTGCCAAAGGCGGCAGCGTTATCCGTACTTCTGTCTCCACCTTTATGGAGTTCATCGGCAATAATCCCAACGCTTTTCGCCTGCTGTTACGTGAACGTTCAGGGACATCAGCCGCGTTTCGTGCCGCAGTCGCCCGTGAGATTCAGCATTTTATCGCCGAACTGGCGGATTATCTTGAGATCGAAAACCGCATGCCGCGCAGCTTTACGGAGGCGCAGGCTGAAGCCATGGTTATTATTGTCTTTAACGCGGGTGCAGAAGCGCTGGATATCGATATCGGCCAGCGTCGTCAGCTTGAAGAGCGGCTGGTTCTCCAGTTGCGGATGATTTCCAAGGGTGCTTATTACTGGTATCGTCGTGAACAGGAGAGGCTGGCGGTCACGCTGGAATCCCATGACTAA
- the sthA gene encoding Si-specific NAD(P)(+) transhydrogenase gives MQQSYDYDAIVIGSGPGGEGAAMGLVKQGARIAVIERYHNIGGGCTHWGTIPSKALRHAVSRIIEFNQNPLYSDHTRLLRSSFADILNHTENVISQQTRMRQGFYERNRCQIYQGDARFVDANTLEIVSHDGTVERLTAEKFVIACGSRPYHPADVDFTHPRIYDSDSILNLHHEPGHVIIYGAGVIGCEYASIFRGLNVKVDLINTRDHLLAFLDQEISDSLSYHFWNNGVVIRHNEEFEKIEGLSDGVIMHLKSGKKVKADCLLYANGRTGNTDSLTLENVGLEADGRGLLKVNSMYQTAQPHIYAVGDVIGYPSLASAAYDQGRIAAQALIKGEANAHLIEDIPTGIYTIPEISSVGKTEQQLTAMKVPYEVGRAQFKHLARAQIVGMNVGSLKILFHRETKEILGIHCFGERAAEIIHIGQAIMEQKNGGNTIEYFVNTTFNYPTMAEAYRVAALNGLNRLF, from the coding sequence ATGCAACAGTCTTATGATTATGACGCCATCGTGATTGGCTCCGGTCCGGGCGGTGAAGGTGCCGCGATGGGACTGGTAAAACAGGGCGCCCGAATAGCGGTTATTGAGCGCTATCACAACATCGGCGGCGGTTGTACCCATTGGGGCACCATCCCATCAAAAGCACTGCGCCATGCTGTCAGTCGAATTATCGAGTTCAACCAGAACCCGCTCTACAGTGACCACACTCGCCTGCTACGTTCTTCTTTTGCTGACATCCTCAACCACACCGAAAACGTGATTAGCCAGCAAACCCGTATGCGTCAGGGTTTTTACGAACGTAATCGTTGCCAGATTTATCAGGGCGATGCCCGATTTGTCGATGCAAACACGCTTGAGATTGTGAGCCACGACGGCACCGTAGAACGCCTGACCGCAGAGAAGTTCGTGATCGCCTGTGGTTCAAGGCCCTATCATCCCGCGGATGTCGACTTTACCCACCCACGCATTTACGACAGCGATTCCATTCTCAATCTGCATCACGAGCCTGGTCACGTCATCATCTACGGTGCCGGGGTGATTGGGTGCGAATATGCCTCCATCTTCCGTGGGCTGAATGTGAAGGTCGACCTGATTAATACCCGTGATCATCTGCTGGCATTCCTCGATCAGGAAATTTCAGATTCGCTCTCTTACCATTTCTGGAACAACGGCGTGGTCATTCGTCACAATGAAGAGTTTGAGAAGATTGAAGGTCTCAGCGACGGCGTGATCATGCATCTGAAGTCAGGGAAAAAGGTAAAAGCCGATTGCCTGCTTTATGCCAATGGCCGTACCGGGAATACCGATTCGCTGACGCTGGAAAACGTTGGGCTGGAAGCAGATGGTCGTGGCTTGTTAAAAGTTAACAGCATGTACCAGACCGCACAGCCGCACATTTATGCCGTAGGGGATGTGATTGGCTATCCAAGTCTGGCATCAGCGGCTTACGATCAGGGCCGTATAGCGGCACAGGCACTGATCAAAGGCGAGGCGAATGCGCACCTGATTGAAGATATTCCTACCGGGATTTATACCATTCCTGAAATCAGTTCTGTGGGCAAAACCGAACAGCAGCTGACCGCAATGAAAGTGCCTTATGAAGTGGGCCGTGCCCAGTTTAAACATCTGGCGCGTGCACAGATTGTCGGGATGAATGTGGGAAGCCTGAAAATCCTCTTCCACCGTGAAACCAAAGAGATCCTGGGGATCCACTGCTTTGGCGAACGTGCGGCGGAGATTATCCATATCGGTCAGGCCATTATGGAGCAGAAAAACGGTGGCAACACGATTGAGTACTTCGTGAATACCACCTTTAACTATCCGACAATGGCCGAAGCCTATCGCGTTGCGGCGCTGAACGGCTTAAACCGCCTGTTTTAA